The following DNA comes from Bacillus marinisedimentorum.
GAAATTTAACATTCTATTGAGTGTTTAGATACAACCCTGACTAAGTTAGCTATAAGTTAAACTATTTAAAGAGAACTAAAATTATACTGGGAAAGTGGTTTACAGAATGAAATTTAAAAATTTATTAAGGCCGAGTTTTGTGTTCTTTTTTGCATATACATTTCAATTTTTATTATGGTATTTTTTTATGCCCGACAATTCAACAGTTTTTGGAGTAAGTAACAAAGTATATTCTCAAGATGCATTAACAAAGTATGTTTTATATATTGTTGTATTTCTAGTAGGAATTATCTTTGCTAATTTAATTTACCATTCAATTAGAAAGACAAAAAAAAGTATTCAATATTGTTCAAATGATTTAAAAATCGCAAATATATTTTTGTGGGTTTTTATAGTTTGTGAAATTGTTTACTTTTTCCCAATAATAAAAAACTTTCAAAATGTGGTATCAAATAGCTTACATTCAGGGTTTGCGGTTGTTTATTATATTCTAGAAAAAAATGGGGGATCAATACTTTCTACATTTGTTAATGTATTTCCATATTTACTAATGGTTTATTTCTTCATAATATTAAGCAAAGATTTCGACAGTAATATAAAATCCCAAACAATGAAGAAAACAGTCCTACTAACTACTATTATTATGATTCATAGTATATTTGCAGCTAAAAGAATGTACTTTATTTATTATATTGTAATTTTAGTAATAACTATAAGTATATTTAAAAGGGATAAAAGAATAGGTCCAAAAGTAATAAATGTAGGTATAATTACAATTTTTATTTTGTTTATTTCTGAAATTTTTAGATATGGCATAAATATTGCAAATAAGCTTAATCTTAATTTACTTTCTATGGATGTATTTAATTTAACATATCAGTACTTATTAAATGCTTATATATTTTCAGATGTTAATAATGCAATGGTAATCTTGGATCAAGAGAGTCCGAGTGCATTAGTTAGTACTGCTTCTCCATTCTTTAGAGATCTTGCCAGTAAAATTTTTGGACTAAATACAGCTGGTTATGGGTCACTTGATAACTGGACAAGTCAATTTGGAACTGTTAATTATTTTGCATTACTATGGTATGATTTTAGCTATTTTAGTTTTATTATTATCTTTTTTAGTGGGTTTTTAACTCAACTATTTTATTTAAAAGCTAAAGGTAATGAATTTAGCAAGAGTACCGATACTATGATTTATATACTATTAATGACTGGTTTAATTGCCAATTTAAGAATCAACTTTTTTGCTCAAACGATCTTTATTTTACCGATGTTGTTGATTGTTTTATCAATAATTTCAAAAAAGAAAATCAAAATTTAGGAGCATTATTTCATGAAAACACTCTTAGTAAATGCTTTGCAAATAACCTATAAAGATGATGGTATGGGAAAGTATGCTCTAACTATTGTAGAATTTTTAGAGGCGAATTATTCGGATAAAGTTAACATAAAATATTTAACAACAAAAGAAGGAAGTGAACGATTAAAAAACATTATAAGTAAAGATCAAATATTAAATTTTAACTATGATAAGTCTGATAACTTTATTAAGAAGCTATATATGGAGAATTACAAGATACCGTATTTGTTGAAAAAATTTAAGGCTGATTTTTACTGGTCTTTAGATGGAAAACTTCCACTCCTTGACTATGGCGCCCATCAAAGAATCTTAACAATACATGACGTAGGATATATAGATGTACCGGAACATTATAGCTTAATTCAGCGGTTATATTGGAGTTTAGTATATAAACATAGATCGAAAAATGCTGATATTATTATTGCAATTAGTGAATTTACTAAAAGTAGCATAATAAAAAATTTAGGAGTGGAAAAAGAAAAAATCAAAGTGATATATAATTTCACAAGACAAAGTTTTGAAGCGAATAAAAATGTTAGTACCTACAATGGAGAAATAGAGAATTATTTTCTATATTATGGACAAGTCTCCCCCAGAAAAAATATAGTTGGTTTAATCGAAGCTTACTACAAATATTATAGGAATAGTACTAACCCAGATAAGTTAATTATTATTGGAAAGAAATATAATTATCCAAAGTTAGAATCTCTTGAAAAGTTAGAATCTATCAGAAGTTTAATAGGTAAATATATTATATTTAAGGGCTATGTAGATGATAAAGAATTATCTAACTATATATCGAGGGCAAAGTTTATAATAAACCCCTCATATTATGAAGGTTTTGGGCTTCCTGTTATAGAGTCTTTTGAAATGAATAAACTAATTTTGGCTTCAAACAATACATCAATGGTTGAATTTATTAATGAGTCCGAAAATTATACCTTTAACCCATTTGACATAGACAGTATCAAAAATATGATAAACTACTTTTCCAATTTAAGTGAGAAAGAATTAATGGATGAATATCAAATTGAGAGTAGCATCTATAAAAATAAGATTAATAGAAAATATATTGTAAATGCTTATAAATCTGAATTGAACAATATTTTTTTAAAATCATAATAACTAATTAATTTATTTAATATGAAAAACATCAATGAGTTAATACTTAATATATAATTGTGAGTTTTCAAGATAGACTAACTAAAAAATACATTTATAGAAAGGTGATGAAAAGTGAAAAATGTGTTAGTAATTTCATCAATACCATATTCTAATTCAAATCGAGGAATTGATATCTTGTGTTCCGCCTTTAAACAAAAAGGATATAGCGTAGATCATTATGTATTTCCATCACAAAAGCTTTCTAGTTATCAAGGTGTATCTAGTGAACAAGATGAAGGCATTGTACAAAAATTTGCTAGTAGTAATGTTCTGGGCTATTATGAGAAACTAATGTGGTTTATGCCGAATTTCTTAACAGAGGTTTTTGTTAAATTTAACCAAAGAGCAAATAATATTGATTTTAGTATTTACGATACAATTGTCTTGGAAAGTGGTAAACCGATAATGTTAATTGATTTGATTCCAAATGACAAGGAAATAATATATAGACAATCTGATTCAGTTAAACTGATATTAAGCCATAATAAATATATGTGGGAACTTGAAAAAAGAGTTATGGAAAGAGCTAAACTAATTTTTATAGTAAGAGAAATATTTAGAGACTATATTGATAAAAAGTATTGGCATAAAACCAAAACCATAGTGAACGGATATAGAGTTCAAGAAGAGGAAAATCAATTAGAAGAAAATAATATATTTAATGAGGGCTCAATAAATGCTGTATACCTAGGGTATACTCCGTTAGATTATGCTACGTTACGTTTCATATGTGAGGAACATCCAAATATTAATTATCATATTATAGGAAATTGTTTACCTGCTAAAGAGGTTGCTAGCTTGGAGAAGTATTCTAATTTTAAATACTACGGTGTACTTTCTTCTAATCAATATTTGCCATATATAAAAAATGCAGATTTTGCTATTATTCCATATAAAAAATGGAGAGCAACTAGGTATATTGGTTTAAATAGTAAATACTTACTGTTTATGAAATATGGGTTACCCATAATTTCTTATAAAGTAGGAGCTGTTGAGGAATTTAACGACATTCCGGTTATGTTTTGTGACAATAAGAATGAGTTTTCTAAATCAATTAGTGAATTAATTGATAAAGGATTTCATGTAGATTACAATATCGATTTTGATTTTTATTCAAAGCAAGGACGAATAAAAGAATATTTTAGTTATATATAAAACGAATTACTGTGTTAAATAAAAGGATAGGAGATTGCATAAATGAAAGTGATAACAATAATTGGAGCACGTCCTCAGTTTATTAAGGCTGCACCGTTTTCCGAGGTGTTTAGGAAGGAAAATCATGAGATTTTAGTTCACACCGGACAACATTATGACACAAATATGTCTGATGTTTTCTTTGATGAACTTGGAATCCCCAAACCTAAATATAATTTGCTTGTTGGATCTGGTAGCCACGGACAACAAACGGGACGTATGCTTGAAAAAATTGAAGAGCTAATCTTACAAGAAAATCCTGAGGGAGTACTTGTTTATGGTGATACAAACTCTACTTTAGCTGGAGCATTGGCTGCAAGTAAGTTACATATTCCAGTATTTCACGTGGAGGCAGGATTACGAAGCTATAATAAACTGATGCCGGAAGAACAAAACAGAGTATTAACAGATCACATTTCAGATTTATTACTTTGTCCAACCCAAACTGCTATGGAGAATTTAAAAAAAGAGGGAATAACAACTGGCGTAATAAATACGGGAGATATTATGTATGATGTTGTTCTTAGAAATATAGAAATATCAAAAAAACTCTACTCTAACGGTTCATGGAAGAAAGAATTAATGGTTCAAGATGTTAAAATAAGCAATCTAAATGAAAAAGAATATTACCTTGCTACAATTCATCGTGCAGAAAATACAAACGATTATAACAAGTTGAAAAAGATTTTCTCTGCATTTGAAAAAATGGACAAGCCAGTTTTAATGCCACTTCATCCAAGAACCCACAAGTTGATTAATGAACTTAACATAAAGGTGGATAATGTAATAATTATTAAACCAGTTGGTTATCTAATGATGCTTTATTTGACAGCAAATGCATACATGGTTGTAACGGATTCAGGTGGGCTACAAAAAGAAGCATATTTTCTCAGGACTCCATGTACAACACTTAGAGATCGTACAGAATGGATCGAAACTTTGGAAAATGGATGGAATAAATTAAGTCCGATCGATGTTAATACAATTTTAAACACAGTTACGAGGGAGTTAGACTGTCTGAATTATCCGCAACCTCCTGTATTTGGTGATGGGAATGCTGCAAAACATATATGTAAAGCTATATTAGAAGGAGGAAAATTATAGTGATTACTGTTACTCTAACAAGTAATCTTAATAAAAAAGAAAAGCAATTAAATAACACTACAACACTTGATGTTGTGGAATCTTTTGCTGTTGAAAACTTAGATGTTGATAGGTTTTTTGATGTTATACATTCAATAATAGAGAAAGATTAGATAGGAACAAGTAAAGTTTATGAAATCATCAGATAGAGATAATAATAAATTTCAAAGAAAAGCTTTACTATTAAGTGTTGGCAATGCAATTAATGCTATTGTTGCTATTATTTCCTTAATGGTAATAACTAGATATCTTTCAGTTAATGATTATGCAACATACAAACAGACTTTTTTAGCCTTTAATTTCATACTGCCAATTTTATCATTAGGTTTAACAGAGGGGTTATATTATTTTTTACCCACAGAAAAAAAGCGATTTTCTGGCCGAGTCATGGATTGTTTTGTGATCTACTTATTTATTGGTTTAATTTTTTCCTTTTTTATACTATTTGGCGGGAATGAATTTATTGCACAAAGGTTCAATAACAATGAAGTTGCTGATTTGATGTTATGGCTAATACCTTATTCATTAGTAGTATTATTAATTAATTGTTCAAGTGTAATTTTTAATATCCAAAATAGAATGAGAGTATTTATCGTAGCTAATTTAATTACTGGACTTTTCATAACTCTTACATTGATATTAGTTGTTATTCTAATGCCTACTGCAGAATCAGCAGTAGTTGTAGTATCATTAACAAAATTTGTACAAGGATTAATTTTTATTTATTTAACTATTAAAGTATTACCAAATGATGATTGGAAACCGAAGATCTCAACCATTAAGCAAATTTTATACTTCTCATTTCCGGTAGGTCTGACTAACATGATGGGAACCATTACATCACAAATGGATGGTTTATTTGTTTCTGTCATGACGTCGCCGGAAATATATGCTGTATATTCAATTGGAGCTGTTGAAGTACCTATAATAGGGATAATCTTAGGATCTATATCAGCTGCTATGATTCCTGAAATTAGAAAACTAATTGAAGAGCGACATTTGGATGAAAGTTCAAAATTATTTATATTAGCAACAAAAAAAGTTGCGAGTATTACATTGCCAATAATGTGTTTCTTATTACTATGGAGTAAGGAATTCATTGAGGTTATGTATTCAAATGAATATTTAGACTCTGCTCCAATTTTCCAAGTATACCTGTTATACTTTTTGATCAGAATTTCTTTTACGGGTCCGGTGTTTGTATCACTGGGTCTCAATAAGTTTTTATTATTAAAAACATTGATATCATTACTATTAAATGTTGTTCTTACTTATATATTTATTAGTCATATTGGAGCTATCGGAGCGGCAATTGGTACCATTTTATCATCAATAATTGTAACAGCCTTCTTAGTATTTCCTAAATTAAGTAAAGAGTTTTCTGTTCCAGCTTGGCAACTTTATCCTTTTAAATCTGTAGTGAAGTTAATATTTATTGGCCTTTTATCAGCAACTACAGTCCGCATAAGTGTAGATTATATTTTTGTTAGAACCAGTGCGATTGTGTTACTCATAATCTCAATAATAATTTATATGTTTATGTATCTATTAATAAGTTATAAATTCAATAACTCTGAATATAAGTGGTTTTTTAAAAATATTAAATCTGGATATCAAAAGATGAAAATTAAATCATAACTTTTATTAAAGGATGGAGTTCAATATGGATCAGAAGACACTAAGATTATTAGAAACCGCTGGGGAGTTCGCTAGAAATCATTTGGATAATAAAGGCGAATTACCAAAGGGGAAGAATGGACCACATAATCATAACATGACAGAAGCGAGAAATGCTGGGCATTATTCCATTTTATTCGCTTTTTTATACCATGTTACAGGTGAAAAAAAATGGGAAGGCTCAGCTCGTTTAGCTATAAACAAGCTTATTAACCTTAGACCTTTAGGAGGAAGTGTTTGGCATAGAACAGAACATTATAAATCGAGTTACAATGGATTAATTGGTCAAGCATGGAGTTTGGAATCATTGTTATATTGTGGAAAAGCATTAGAAGACTCAACTTATTGGAAAGAAGCAGTAAATATTATAGATCAACATATATTTAATTCGGATTATGGCCTATGGCATGAATTAGACTTGGATGGATCTGCAAGACAAGTAGGAGCAACTTTAAATCAACAAATATGGTTTATGGCAATGGCTTTAAAATCCGATCCCAATAGTGAAGAAACAAATAAGAACGCTGAAATATTTTTGAATAAGCTTTTCAAAAACATGATAGTTAGAAAAAATGGTCTTTTATATTCTGAAATTTCTGGTATCGGTAATTCAAAATTAAGACGTATAATAAAAAAATATACAATGCTTGTACGTGGTAGAAATAGAATACAAATAGATGCAGGGTATCACTTATTTACACTAGTCGGACTAGCTATGATTTATCAAGTTATACCCAATAATTCATATTTTTCTTCTCCACTTTTTAAAAAGATACTGCACTACGCTTTTTCAAACGATTATTTTAAACTATTGAAAGAGTCAAATTTTGCCTTCCCATATAATGTACCAGGGTTTGAAATGCCATTTGTATATACCGTCTTTGAGAATAAAATAGATGAGAAGTTAAGAAAAGCTGCAGCTGAACAGTCATTAAATATGTTTCAATATCAACTTGACAATTATTATCAATTATCAAATAACTCAATAAATGCACTTAAAACTAGTGATACCGAAACTTTATTAGCCAGGTTGTACGAAGTGTACAGAATTGATAAAAGGTTTTTTGGAGGTTGTGATGAATAGAATACTTTACATTGGTATACATCATAGGAAAAATGATCCTAGATTATTTTATAGGGAAATTCGTTTAATAAAAAATAAATTCCCCAAAAGCGATATCTATATAATTACGAGGCGTTCAGTAAATAATAGTAGTAAACCGGTAATTCATTTTTCAGAAGAATTAACTGTCGATAATAATATAGTAAATCATATAGAGATACAGTATGATAACTTACAGAATATGGGTATATTAGCAAAACTTAAGCATAAGATGAAAACCGGGATGTACTATCTAAGAATATGCAAAGAATTAAACGCCGATGTTATACAAGCTTCAGATGCAAGAGAGTTGTTAAGTTCGTTAATTATTGCGAAAGTATCAGGTGCTAAAACAATTTATGATTCTCATGAGGATTATGTACGGCAAATATTAGATTACCAAAAGAAATCAGTTAAAACTTATTTACTTGCGTTAAAATTATTTTTATATGAATTTCTATTTATTAGGTTTTACGATATTGTGTTCTGTACGGATGAATTTTTACTTGATAAGTACAAAAAAATGCAATACTCTGCTAAAAGCGTTAATATTTTAAGGAATTTTCCTTATATAGAAGACAAACATAAAAAAAAATTCCAGGATAAGGATACCTTAAAACTAGTATATATAGGGGGCGTAAATGAACATAGAGGGGTCATTGAATGTGCTAACTATGTTGAAAAATTCAATGAAAATCATATTGAAAAAAAGCTTATTTTTGATGTCTTTTCACCTCCTAATGAAATAACTGAAGAACTTGTAAAGAAAGGATTTATAAATCACACCTCCTGGATTGATTATAAAGATTTGATGGAATTATTAAAATCATATGATGTAGGGGTTTGTCTCTGGCATCCTATTAAAAAGTTTTATAGAAATCTACCCCTAAAGAATTTTGATTACATGGGTAGTGGATTACCAATTATAACGAGTAATTTTGGGAATTTAAAAAGGCATATGGACAAATCAGATGCCGGTATTTGCATAGATCCATTAAATTATTCGGATTTTGAGAATGCAATTATAAAATTATTTGATCCACAAAATAGGGAGAAGTATTCTGAAAATGGTATTTACTACTCAAAGTCAGAAGCATCCTTTCAAAATGAAGGAAAGAGGTATGCAGAATTTATCGAAAAACGGCTCGAAAATTAGTGGGAATATATCTTTTTTGATAATTCACTTTAATTTTCACTACAGATTGGGTTCTTACGGAGAAAACTATCTGGCCAACGACTTTAGAAATTAAGAAAGGTAACATTCAAATAAAATAACTTTAGTAGAAATAGGATATGTAGGCTTATCAAATGCAATTATATTAGCTAACATAATGAAGTAGCACTTGATATTATTAAAAGTAGATATGCTTAATAGTAAAAGGTCTCTATTGTTGATAATGAGATTGAAGAGTTTTTGACGACAAAAGATTAAACTTAACAGCCACCACGGATAATTATAAAGCATCTAAAAATGCTGAATTAATATGTAATTATTTTGATACCGACAAATTGTAATCTAAAAAAAACTACTTTAATACTAGAACAGTTTGAGCTGGTATTGCTACTGTGTATTAATTAACTCAAAGGCTGATATGGTTATCAAATCAACGATGCCAGTTGAATATACAAAAAAGATTAGAGAGAAATTAGAAACAAGCAATATAATATTTTCACCAGAGTTTTTAAGAGAAGGAAGAGAATTATATTATAATTTATATACTTCTCGAATTGTTGTAGGAGAGCAATCTGATAGAGCTAAATTATTTGCTAATACTTATTTAGCAATGAAGAAAAGCATTTTTCAATGAGCTTGATTCATATGAAGAGATAACGGGACTAGATCAAAACAAATTATTAAGGGCGTTGGACTTGAGCCAAGAACAGGTAATTATTATAATAATCCCTCATTTGGCTATTGAGGCTATTGTCTACCTACAGACATTAAGCAACTATTAGCTAATTATAAAGATGTACTAACAACATAATTGCAGCAATTGTAGATGCTAATAGAACCAGAAAAGATCATATTGTGGAAATGATAATTAAAGAAATACCCAAATTATAGGGATATATAGGCTTACTATGAAAATGAATTCTGACAAGACTGCATAAAATCTTTAGGAGGATAGAAAATGGAGTTAATTTTATTATCTGGTGGATCTGGTAAACGTCTTTGGCCATTATCTAATGATTCAAGATCAAAGCAGTTCTTAAGAGTTTTAGATAATAATGGAGATTTAGAATCAATGGTTCAAAGAGTGTGGGGACAACTTGAAAAATTACAGTTAAACAAATCCACGGTGATAGCAACTAGTAAGTCACAAGTAGATATGATTCATAGTCAACTAGGAAGTCAAATACCATTAATTATCGAACCAGATCGTCGGGATACATTTCCTGCTATCGCTTTAGCAGCTACTTATCTTTATTCTGTAAAGAGAAGTAGTTTAAAAGAAGTAGTTGGGGTATTACCAGTAGACCCTTATGTAGATATAAGCTTTTTTGAGAGAATTTCTGATTTAGAGACAGCATTGAGTAAATCTGAGGGCGATCTAGCATTGATGGGAGTTAAACCTACATTTCCTTCAGAAAAGTATGGATATATAGTTCCGTTACAAAATAATAAAAATGATTATCTTCAAGTAAGTCATTTTAAAGAAAAGCCTTCAGAAGTAGAAGCAAAAGATTTAATGAATCAGAATGCTCTATGGAATTGTGGTGTGTTTGCTTTTAAACTTGAATATATAATCTCCTTATTAGAGGCTAAAGGCTTACCAATTCAATATGAAGAGTTGGTGAGACAATATCAAAATCTTGAAAAAATCAGCTTTGATTATGAAGTAGTTGAGAAAGCAGAAAAAATTGTTGCTCTTCCATACAGTGGAAGTTGGAAGGACCTTGGCACATGGAATACGTTAACAGAAGAAATGGGTACAAACCAAATTGGAAAAGGTACTATCAGTGATGATTCCATTAATACTTATTTAATAAATGAGTTAGATATTCCAGTCACTGTTTTAGGAATAAAGGATGCAGTTGTTGCAGCAAGCCCAGATGGAATATTGGTAACTGATAAGGTTGCGAGTCCAAGAATTAAAGAAGTTTTAAAAGGTTCTGATTTTGAACAACGTCCAATGTATGAAGAACGCCGCTGGGGTTGGTATAGAGTTCTTGACTATACAAAATTTGAAGAAGAAAATGAAGTTCTTACAAAGAGAATTGGTGTTAAAGCTGGAAAGAATTTAAGCTATCAAAAACATTATGCAAGAAATGAGGTTTGGACAATCATTAATGGCGAAGGTGAATTTGCTTTAAATGATGAAATCCGTACAGTAAGACCAGGTGATGTATTAGTAATTCCAGTTGAAGCAAAACATGGAATAAAAGCTACTACAGACTTAGAATTTATTGAAGTGCAAACAGGTTCACAAATTATTGAAGAAGATATAGTTAGTATATTTATGACATGGGAAGAAGTAGAAGAACATTGTAAGTCTGTAGTAAAATAATTGTAACCCTTTATTTAGTTTATAACACTCGCTGAGTATACCCTTGGCGGGTGTGTTTTTCTGTTGAAATAACGGTCAAATGATGTCATATTTTAGCTTGAAATTAAGTCTAACAAATTTGTACATTGAAACCGGAAGTAAGTTGTTAATTTTTATCTTATAGTATATGTTAATAGACTTATAACTTTAAGCTTCTTTATGTATATAAAGGAGACCGTTATACGGAGACAAACATACCTAGTATGTTTGATTAAAAGGAGGAAAAAACATTATGAATACTGTTACATTAACTACTAATTTAAAGGAAAAACTATTAAATAAAACAGCAACACTAGGAGTCATAGGGTTAGGTTATGTAGGTCTTCCGTTAGCTGTTGAAAAAGCAAAAGCAGGATATAAAACTATTGGATTTGATGTTCAAGATTCTAAAGTGAAAATGGTTAATGAGGGGAAAAACTATATTGGTGATGTAATTAATGAAGATCTTGAGTCTCTTGTCAATTCAGGGAACCTATTAGCTACTACAGATTTTGCAAAAGTAGCACAAGCAGACTGTGTAAGTATATGTGTTCCAACTCCTTTAGATAGGTATCAGCAACCTGATATAAGTTATGTTAAAGCATCAGCAGAGAGTATTGTACCATACATGCATAAGGACATGTTAATAGTGTTAGAATCAACAACTTATCCTGGAACAACTGAAGAACTTTTAAAGCCGATACTTGAGGAATCTGGATTGAAGTGTGGCGAAGACTTCTTCCTTGCTTATTCTCCGGAACGTGTAGACCCTGGAAACTTGACTTTTAAAACGAAAAATACACCTAAAGTAGTGGGGGGAATTACGCCAGAATGTACTGATGTTGCAGCCGCATTATATGAGAGTATTTTAGAAGCACCTATCCATCGGGTTTCTTCACCAGCAGTTGCAGAGATGGAAAAGATTCTTGAAAACATATATAGAAATATTAATATTGGCTTAGTGAATGAACTTGCAATTCTTAGTGAAAAAATGGGGATTAACTTTTGGGAAGTTGTAGACGCTGCAAAAACAAAGCCGTATGGATTCCAAGCATTTTACCCTGGGCCAGGACTTGGAGGGCATTGCATCCCACTAGATCCATACTATCTTTCTTGGAAGGCACGTGAATATGGCTTTCATACCTCAATGATTGAATCCTCTATGATGGTAAATGACCGGATGCCTGAATATTGCGTAGAGAGAGCTAGCAAAATCTTAAATAAATATAAGAAAGCTATGAACGGATCTAAAGTCCTTGTACTTGGTGTAGCTTACAAGAAAGATATTGATGACTATAGAGAGAGTGCTGCTCTTAGGGTAATTGATGAATTAGAAAAAGAAGGCGCAGATGTTGTATACTTTGACCCTTTTATATCAGAATATAATGATCATGGAAAAGTGAAAAAAGGTGAAACAGAATTGACAGTTGAGCTTATGGAAAACGCAGACCTTGTTATGATAACAGCAGACCATACAAAGGTTGATTATGATCTTGTACAACAGCACTCAAAAGCTATTTTCGATACAAAAAATGCAATGAAAGATATAACGAATAGAGAAAACATTGAGTTGCTATAGGAAAGTGTCTAAGTGACCTTTGCTTTAATTAGATATAAGGATAGATAAGGAGCATTCAAATGCAGTATTTTGTACATGAAAGTAGTTACATTGATAATAAAGTAAAAGTAGGAGAAGGAACGAAAATTTGGCATTTTAGTCATATCCATTCTGGTACAGAAATTGGAGAAAAATGTTCCATAGGACAGAATGTTAATGTGGCTAACAACGTTAAAATTGGAAATGGAGTAAAGATTCAAAATAACGTTTCTGTTTATGAGGGTGTAGAGTTAGAAGACTATGTGTTCTGTGGTCCATCAATGGTATTTACTAATGATTTAACTCCGAGAAGTAAGTATCCTAAAGGTAGTGTTGCATATAAAAGAACATTAGTTAAATATGGCGCTTCTATAGGAGCAAACGCAACTATTGTATGTGGAAATACCATCGGTTCCTGGGCAATGATTGCTTCTGGTGCCGTTGTAACAAAAGATGTTCCAGATTATGCATTAATGGCTGGAGTTCCGGCAAAACAAATTGGTTGGGTTTGTGAATGTGGTCTTCCTTTAAAGGAAGGTTATCATTGTAAAGAATGTGATAGGTCTTATGAATTAAAAGAACATATTTTAACTGAAATTAAATAAGAGGAAAGAGGTTAACTATGCAGTTTCGGGACTTGAAAACTCAATATACTCAGTACAAATCAGCTATTGATGATGCTATTCAAAATGTGTTAAACACAGGCCAATATATAGGTGGCAAACCAATAAATGAACTTGAAAAAGAGTTAGCTGAATACGTAGGTGTAAAGCACTGTATTACATGTGCTAATGGAACAGATGCTTTGTCGTTGGTCTTAATGGCTTGGGATGTAAAAGAGAATGACGCTGTTTTTGTGCCTGATTTCACATTCTTCTCAACAGGAGAAGTAGTTTCATTTAACGGAGCAACACCTGTTTTTGTAGATGTGGATGAAAAGACTTTTAATATTGATCCTGATAAGCTTACACAATCAATTGAAAAAGTAAAAAAAGAAGGAAAATTAAATCCTAAAGTAGTTATACCAGTTGATCTGTTTGGACTCCCGGCTAATTATGATGAGTTAGAGAAGGT
Coding sequences within:
- a CDS encoding nucleotide sugar dehydrogenase produces the protein MNTVTLTTNLKEKLLNKTATLGVIGLGYVGLPLAVEKAKAGYKTIGFDVQDSKVKMVNEGKNYIGDVINEDLESLVNSGNLLATTDFAKVAQADCVSICVPTPLDRYQQPDISYVKASAESIVPYMHKDMLIVLESTTYPGTTEELLKPILEESGLKCGEDFFLAYSPERVDPGNLTFKTKNTPKVVGGITPECTDVAAALYESILEAPIHRVSSPAVAEMEKILENIYRNINIGLVNELAILSEKMGINFWEVVDAAKTKPYGFQAFYPGPGLGGHCIPLDPYYLSWKAREYGFHTSMIESSMMVNDRMPEYCVERASKILNKYKKAMNGSKVLVLGVAYKKDIDDYRESAALRVIDELEKEGADVVYFDPFISEYNDHGKVKKGETELTVELMENADLVMITADHTKVDYDLVQQHSKAIFDTKNAMKDITNRENIELL
- a CDS encoding glycosyltransferase encodes the protein MNRILYIGIHHRKNDPRLFYREIRLIKNKFPKSDIYIITRRSVNNSSKPVIHFSEELTVDNNIVNHIEIQYDNLQNMGILAKLKHKMKTGMYYLRICKELNADVIQASDARELLSSLIIAKVSGAKTIYDSHEDYVRQILDYQKKSVKTYLLALKLFLYEFLFIRFYDIVFCTDEFLLDKYKKMQYSAKSVNILRNFPYIEDKHKKKFQDKDTLKLVYIGGVNEHRGVIECANYVEKFNENHIEKKLIFDVFSPPNEITEELVKKGFINHTSWIDYKDLMELLKSYDVGVCLWHPIKKFYRNLPLKNFDYMGSGLPIITSNFGNLKRHMDKSDAGICIDPLNYSDFENAIIKLFDPQNREKYSENGIYYSKSEASFQNEGKRYAEFIEKRLEN
- a CDS encoding sugar phosphate nucleotidyltransferase, whose translation is MELILLSGGSGKRLWPLSNDSRSKQFLRVLDNNGDLESMVQRVWGQLEKLQLNKSTVIATSKSQVDMIHSQLGSQIPLIIEPDRRDTFPAIALAATYLYSVKRSSLKEVVGVLPVDPYVDISFFERISDLETALSKSEGDLALMGVKPTFPSEKYGYIVPLQNNKNDYLQVSHFKEKPSEVEAKDLMNQNALWNCGVFAFKLEYIISLLEAKGLPIQYEELVRQYQNLEKISFDYEVVEKAEKIVALPYSGSWKDLGTWNTLTEEMGTNQIGKGTISDDSINTYLINELDIPVTVLGIKDAVVAASPDGILVTDKVASPRIKEVLKGSDFEQRPMYEERRWGWYRVLDYTKFEEENEVLTKRIGVKAGKNLSYQKHYARNEVWTIINGEGEFALNDEIRTVRPGDVLVIPVEAKHGIKATTDLEFIEVQTGSQIIEEDIVSIFMTWEEVEEHCKSVVK
- a CDS encoding N-acetyltransferase, whose protein sequence is MQYFVHESSYIDNKVKVGEGTKIWHFSHIHSGTEIGEKCSIGQNVNVANNVKIGNGVKIQNNVSVYEGVELEDYVFCGPSMVFTNDLTPRSKYPKGSVAYKRTLVKYGASIGANATIVCGNTIGSWAMIASGAVVTKDVPDYALMAGVPAKQIGWVCECGLPLKEGYHCKECDRSYELKEHILTEIK